The following is a genomic window from Burkholderiaceae bacterium DAT-1.
AACATCTGGTGCAGCGCCATCACCCAGCCCCAACCGCGCTTCCAGATAGGCAGCCAGCTTATCCATAGGTGACACGGCCGCGCCCGCGATCTGCACAAAACGTTGCTGTCCGTAATCGGCAAGCGTGCTGACCAGACAAACCAGCATCTCCCGCTTGCTCTTGAAATGGTAATGCAGGAGGCCGGGGGCAAGCCCCGCCTCCTTGGCAATGGCCTGGATCGTGGCCTTTTCGTATCCCTGTGTTGCCATCACGGTTTGCAGAGCGCGAACAATTTCAGCTCGCCGGGCTTCTGTGTTGGACTTTCTGGACAAGTTGGTCACCATATATTGGTTGATCAACCAAATAATACTTGCATTTGCGCGTTGCGTGGCGATAAAGTGCACTTATATTGGTTATTCAACCAAATTAAGGATCATAGCGATGTTCAACTTCTGCACCGCATGGCAAGCAACTTGGTCCAGCCTCGGCTTGATTCCAAATCCCGACTGTTTCGACGAACTGATCGCCCGTTATTCAGCGCCGCATCGCCATTACCATGGACTGCAGCATCTCGCTGAATGCCTGCAATTATTCCGGGCGTTTGCTGCATCGGCGGAACACCCCTCAGAGGTGGAAATAGCCCTTTGGTTTCACGATGCGATTTACGAACCGCTCCGGCACGATAATGAGCAGCGCAGTGCTGATTGGGCGCACGATGTATTACTCACTGCTGGAGCAGCGCACCCCATTGCAGATCGTGTACATGCATTGATTATGGCGACCCGGCATACAGCTGAGCCTGAGGGGCTCGATGCACAGCTAGTGGTCGATATTGATCTGGCCATTCTGGGCGCCGCACCCGAGCGATTTGCCGAATATGAGCGGCAAGTGCGTGCGGAATATGGTCATGTGCCGGGCTTTCTATTCCGGCGTAAGCGGCAGGCAATTCTGAAGCAATTCCTGTCGCGCCCCGCGCTTTACGGCACTGCCAGCATGCGAGATCGATTTGAATTGCGCGCTAGGGAAAACCTGATTGCAACAATCAGCTAAATATTCACGACAGTCTAAATTCATTGTCCATCAGGACGAAGTAAGCCGAGAGGCAGTCAGGGAGCCACGTTGCCCGCAAACAGCGCATGACGAGCCTGCTCACTCACCGCCAGAACAGCCGGATGACGAATCTGCCGTTCAACCGATATGGCATAGAACTGCTCGCTTAGGCCAGTTAGTTCGCCAATGGCGGTAACAGCGTAATCCGCAGCAACTTCTTCCTTCAGCACAGTCGGCGCAATGAAAAAGCCAGCGCCTGCCTTGCCAAATGCTTTGAGCAAGGCACCGTCATCACATTCGGCCACCACTCTGAGTTTGATCTGCCGCTGCGCAAGCCAGGACAGCAAACGTGGCCGGATGGCCGAATCCGGCCCCGGCAGCATGAATGGTGCGCCATGCAAACAG
Proteins encoded in this region:
- a CDS encoding TetR family transcriptional regulator, which produces MVTNLSRKSNTEARRAEIVRALQTVMATQGYEKATIQAIAKEAGLAPGLLHYHFKSKREMLVCLVSTLADYGQQRFVQIAGAAVSPMDKLAAYLEARLGLGDGAAPDVVAAWVMIGAEAVRQAEVREVYQRAISQELDLLTMLLENCLHEQQRVTTGARTLAAALMAMMEGAYQLASATCDVMPAGYAAEEALKWVRLSVAGADGVGR
- a CDS encoding N-methyl-D-aspartate receptor NMDAR2C subunit, whose protein sequence is MFNFCTAWQATWSSLGLIPNPDCFDELIARYSAPHRHYHGLQHLAECLQLFRAFAASAEHPSEVEIALWFHDAIYEPLRHDNEQRSADWAHDVLLTAGAAHPIADRVHALIMATRHTAEPEGLDAQLVVDIDLAILGAAPERFAEYERQVRAEYGHVPGFLFRRKRQAILKQFLSRPALYGTASMRDRFELRARENLIATIS